In Sphingomonas phyllosphaerae, one DNA window encodes the following:
- a CDS encoding phosphatase PAP2 family protein: MGKKKKKALRAAAQREHDATAPLRAMAAAGAMRALAPIAKATDEPPLLALGLGTLAIGAVLRRPALARSGARMVASHLLATGLKTMLKAGVDRARPNVAGTDAVPRRGHGTDDTDFNAFPSGHTAGAVAVAQSVAHEAPGIGGVAKLAAGTAGVAQVARGAHYGSDVVAGAVIGWLAERVAGWAIDAGERFAETRREVKAEAEVEAHPS, encoded by the coding sequence ATGGGCAAGAAGAAGAAGAAGGCGCTACGCGCCGCCGCGCAACGCGAGCATGACGCGACGGCGCCGCTGCGCGCGATGGCCGCGGCGGGGGCGATGCGCGCGCTGGCGCCGATCGCCAAGGCCACCGACGAGCCGCCGCTGCTCGCGCTCGGCCTCGGCACGCTGGCGATCGGTGCGGTGCTGCGCCGCCCGGCGCTGGCGCGCAGCGGCGCGCGGATGGTGGCGAGCCATCTGCTCGCGACGGGCCTGAAGACGATGCTGAAGGCCGGAGTCGATCGCGCCCGCCCGAACGTCGCGGGCACCGACGCCGTGCCGCGAAGGGGACATGGCACCGACGATACCGATTTCAACGCTTTTCCCTCGGGGCACACCGCCGGTGCGGTAGCGGTGGCGCAGTCGGTCGCGCACGAAGCGCCCGGCATCGGCGGGGTCGCGAAGCTGGCGGCGGGAACCGCGGGGGTGGCGCAGGTCGCGCGGGGCGCGCATTATGGCAGCGACGTGGTGGCGGGCGCGGTGATCGGCTGGCTGGCCGAGCGCGTCGCCGGCTGGGCGATCGACGCTGGGGAGCGCTTCGCCGAGACGCGCCGCGAGGTGAAGGCTGAAGCGGAGGTCGAGGCGCACCCTAGCTGA
- a CDS encoding tRNA (guanine(46)-N(7))-methyltransferase TrmB → MNDPTTIRRLYGRRQGHALRAGQAALVEELLPRIAVPTDGPLDAMRLFGDNRPLQVEIGFGAGEHLAGQAAAAPGTGFIGCEPFLNGVVGALGHVRDGALDNVRIHMGDALEVIERLPDGSLERVYLLHPDPWPKARHAKRRMMNHGPLDLIAAKLKPGAEFRLGTDDPTYCRWAMMVMHQRGDFVWQAHSARDFLERPADWPETRYERKARRQGHEVWYFRYIRV, encoded by the coding sequence ATGAACGATCCCACAACGATCCGCCGCCTCTATGGCCGGCGTCAGGGCCATGCATTGCGCGCCGGGCAGGCGGCACTGGTCGAGGAACTGCTCCCGCGCATTGCGGTCCCCACCGATGGCCCGCTCGACGCCATGCGGCTGTTCGGCGACAATCGGCCGCTACAGGTCGAGATCGGCTTCGGCGCAGGAGAACATCTCGCCGGGCAGGCGGCAGCAGCGCCCGGCACCGGCTTCATCGGCTGCGAGCCGTTCCTCAACGGCGTGGTCGGCGCGCTCGGCCATGTCCGCGACGGCGCGCTCGACAATGTCCGCATCCACATGGGCGATGCGCTGGAGGTGATCGAACGCCTGCCGGACGGGTCGCTCGAGCGCGTCTACCTGCTCCACCCCGATCCCTGGCCCAAGGCGCGCCATGCCAAGCGACGAATGATGAACCACGGCCCGCTCGACCTGATCGCCGCCAAGCTGAAGCCCGGCGCGGAGTTCCGGCTCGGCACCGACGATCCCACCTATTGCCGTTGGGCGATGATGGTGATGCACCAGCGCGGCGATTTCGTCTGGCAGGCGCATAGTGCGCGCGATTTCCTCGAGCGTCCCGCGGACTGGCCCGAAACCCGCTACGAGCGAAAGGCGCGTCGGCAAGGTCATGAAGTCTGGTATTTCAGGTATATCCGCGTATGA
- a CDS encoding PEPxxWA-CTERM sorting domain-containing protein codes for MKKHLLAGLAFVGACVSAPASATVAAGDIVTCGGVSLECSNDRATVGSGVEFGIDFSDLGTLFTADFSAGLLTLFWANNPEVGDVGEFGEPFSLTFSNETNPFTFAELGDVNGVEGVDGSTVSLDGGFLTINLSNTTFAPDSSLQVKFDRTTTPPAGPVPEPATWAMMILGFGLVGAAMRKRASATVQPLFA; via the coding sequence ATGAAGAAGCACCTTTTGGCTGGTCTGGCGTTTGTCGGCGCATGTGTTTCCGCTCCTGCGTCCGCCACGGTCGCGGCAGGCGACATCGTCACGTGCGGCGGCGTCAGCCTCGAATGTTCGAACGATCGCGCGACGGTCGGTTCGGGCGTGGAGTTCGGGATCGACTTCAGCGATCTCGGTACGCTGTTTACGGCGGATTTCTCGGCCGGCCTGCTGACGCTCTTCTGGGCCAACAATCCCGAAGTGGGTGACGTCGGTGAATTCGGCGAGCCGTTCTCGCTTACCTTCAGCAACGAAACCAATCCGTTCACCTTTGCGGAATTGGGCGACGTGAACGGCGTCGAGGGCGTCGATGGCAGCACCGTCAGCCTCGATGGCGGTTTCCTGACCATCAACCTGTCGAACACGACGTTCGCGCCCGACAGCTCGCTGCAGGTGAAGTTCGATCGCACGACCACTCCGCCGGCCGGTCCGGTGCCGGAGCCGGCGACCTGGGCGATGATGATCCTCGGCTTCGGGCTGGTCGGCGCAGCGATGCGGAAGCGGGCGTCGGCGACGGTGCAGCCGTTGTTCGCCTGA
- a CDS encoding DUF3429 domain-containing protein, translating to MTPLPQVRTPPAALGIAGLLPQIACVTLALVEPATRPAAAVVGGGYAALILSFLGGMWWMQALSRSDARWWPYLLAVAPSLIGWAVLLAVFGGVAPPAAGLMALALALLASPLGDREIGPLLRAVPAWRQLRLTLSLGLGALTLVLAVLGGRG from the coding sequence ATGACTCCGCTGCCGCAGGTGCGCACGCCACCGGCGGCGTTGGGTATCGCGGGGCTGTTGCCGCAAATCGCCTGCGTCACGCTCGCGTTGGTCGAGCCGGCGACGCGCCCCGCCGCGGCGGTCGTCGGCGGCGGCTATGCGGCACTGATCCTGTCGTTCCTGGGCGGGATGTGGTGGATGCAGGCGCTGTCGCGCAGCGATGCGCGCTGGTGGCCCTATCTGCTGGCGGTCGCCCCCAGCCTGATCGGGTGGGCGGTGCTGCTCGCGGTGTTCGGCGGAGTGGCGCCACCGGCGGCCGGGCTCATGGCGCTGGCGCTGGCCTTGCTGGCCAGTCCGCTGGGCGATCGCGAGATCGGGCCGCTGTTGCGCGCGGTGCCGGCGTGGCGGCAGTTGCGGCTGACGCTGTCGCTTGGGCTCGGCGCGCTGACGCTGGTTCTGGCCGTGCTCGGTGGGCGGGGCTGA
- a CDS encoding YbhB/YbcL family Raf kinase inhibitor-like protein: protein MLEHVPHWLGSLMHNVRAGHAKLAIVQDGIVTGDAQLELSSLAFADGGRLPERFTADGAGVSPPLTWRGVPAGTAALALLVEDPDAPAPNPLVHAVVWNLPPENGSLPEGAIAPDGRGADDGSDVGRNSYSQEGWLPPDPPTGHGSHDYVFQLFALDSAAALDINPGRSDLLAAIRGHVIAAGMLVGTYSRGEEAPVGPASAAPQVA, encoded by the coding sequence ATGCTCGAACATGTCCCGCACTGGCTGGGCAGCCTGATGCACAATGTCCGTGCCGGTCATGCCAAGCTGGCGATCGTGCAGGACGGCATCGTCACCGGTGATGCACAGCTGGAACTGTCCAGCCTTGCGTTCGCCGATGGCGGGCGCCTGCCGGAGCGCTTCACCGCCGATGGCGCGGGCGTGTCACCGCCGCTGACGTGGCGCGGCGTACCGGCGGGCACCGCGGCGCTGGCCTTGCTGGTCGAGGACCCCGATGCCCCTGCGCCCAACCCGCTGGTTCACGCCGTAGTCTGGAACCTGCCGCCCGAGAACGGCTCGCTACCGGAGGGTGCGATCGCGCCGGACGGACGCGGCGCGGACGACGGCTCGGATGTCGGGCGAAACAGCTATAGTCAGGAGGGCTGGCTGCCGCCCGATCCTCCGACCGGGCACGGCAGCCATGACTATGTCTTCCAGCTGTTCGCGCTCGACAGCGCGGCGGCACTCGACATCAACCCGGGACGTAGCGACCTGCTCGCCGCGATCCGTGGACATGTGATCGCAGCGGGGATGCTGGTCGGCACCTATTCGCGCGGCGAGGAAGCGCCGGTTGGCCCGGCATCGGCTGCCCCGCAGGTCGCCTGA
- a CDS encoding catalase, which yields MTDIKTRPAGNGGETHQVTDADHPVLTTNHGTPVSDNQNQLKVGPRGPVLLEDEVYREKMNHFDHERIPERIVHARGSAAHGYFECTDSLADITRADLFQKKGQRTEVFARFSTVAGGAGSVDTPRDVRGFAVKFYTREGNWDLVGNNIPVFFIQDAMKFPDLIHAAKMEADRGYPQAATAHDTFWDFISLMPEATHMIMWAMSDRTLPRSFATMEGFGIHTFRFVNAEGKSTFVKFHWKPRAGLASTIWDETVKIAGADPDFQRRDLFERISRGDYPEWDLGVQLFDEEFANSQPYDVLDATKIIPEEVLPVRIVGKMVLDRYPDNFFAETEQVAFCPSHMVPGIDHSNDPLLQGRLFSYQDTQIKRLGSTNWHQLPINQAKGRADAAGCPFLNMQRDGHMQMQVPKGRANYEPNSLHLAGEPGGPREDPNGFKSFPAEESGQKLRIRAETFADHYSQARLFWRSMDKAEQAHIASAFVFELSKVSIPHIRVAQLANLRNVDEELAQRVADGLAIDLPAASPTSAPVRDMAPSPALRIVRGPLEKHTLEGRTVGILFADGTDREEFESTVAAVKAAGGHPLTIAPKVGAVPLSDGTSVAADAQLFGQPSVTVDACAVILSEAACAKLVKEGAAVQWVMDAFGHLKAIGHNDAAKPLLDKAGVEPDAGVTDLEAFVDAAKQRYWDREPNVRTLA from the coding sequence ATGACCGACATCAAGACCCGTCCGGCCGGCAACGGCGGCGAGACGCATCAGGTGACCGACGCCGATCACCCGGTGCTGACCACCAATCATGGGACGCCGGTATCGGACAATCAGAACCAGCTGAAGGTCGGTCCACGCGGCCCGGTGCTGCTGGAGGACGAAGTCTATCGCGAGAAGATGAACCATTTCGATCATGAGCGCATCCCGGAGCGGATCGTCCATGCGCGCGGTTCGGCCGCGCACGGCTATTTCGAATGCACCGATTCGCTGGCCGATATCACCCGCGCCGACCTGTTCCAGAAGAAGGGGCAGCGCACCGAGGTGTTCGCGCGTTTCTCGACCGTGGCGGGCGGCGCCGGATCGGTCGATACCCCACGCGACGTGCGCGGCTTCGCGGTGAAGTTCTATACGCGCGAGGGCAATTGGGATCTCGTCGGCAACAACATCCCGGTCTTCTTCATCCAGGACGCGATGAAGTTTCCCGACCTGATCCACGCCGCGAAGATGGAGGCCGACCGCGGCTATCCGCAGGCGGCGACCGCGCACGACACCTTCTGGGACTTCATCTCGCTGATGCCGGAGGCGACCCACATGATCATGTGGGCGATGTCGGACCGCACCCTGCCGCGCAGCTTCGCGACGATGGAAGGGTTCGGTATCCACACCTTCCGCTTCGTCAATGCCGAGGGGAAGAGCACCTTCGTCAAATTCCACTGGAAGCCCCGCGCGGGGCTCGCCTCGACGATCTGGGACGAGACGGTCAAGATCGCCGGCGCCGATCCCGACTTCCAGCGCCGCGATCTGTTCGAGCGGATCAGCCGCGGCGACTATCCCGAATGGGATCTGGGCGTGCAATTGTTCGACGAAGAGTTTGCGAACAGCCAGCCGTATGACGTGCTCGACGCGACCAAGATCATCCCCGAGGAGGTGCTGCCGGTTCGCATCGTCGGCAAGATGGTGCTCGACCGCTATCCCGACAATTTCTTTGCCGAAACCGAGCAAGTCGCCTTCTGCCCCAGCCATATGGTGCCAGGGATCGACCATTCGAACGATCCGCTGCTGCAGGGCCGGCTGTTCAGCTATCAGGACACGCAGATCAAGCGGCTGGGGTCGACCAACTGGCACCAATTGCCGATCAACCAGGCGAAGGGCCGCGCCGATGCGGCGGGCTGCCCCTTCCTGAACATGCAGCGCGACGGCCACATGCAGATGCAGGTGCCCAAGGGCCGCGCCAATTACGAGCCGAACAGCCTGCATCTCGCCGGCGAGCCCGGCGGCCCGCGCGAGGACCCGAACGGCTTCAAGAGCTTCCCCGCCGAGGAGAGCGGCCAGAAGCTGCGCATCCGCGCCGAGACGTTTGCCGACCATTACTCGCAGGCGCGGCTGTTCTGGCGCTCGATGGACAAGGCCGAACAGGCGCATATCGCCTCGGCGTTCGTGTTCGAGCTGAGCAAGGTGTCGATCCCGCACATTCGCGTCGCGCAGCTCGCCAATCTGCGCAACGTCGACGAGGAACTGGCGCAGCGCGTCGCCGATGGTCTGGCGATCGACCTGCCCGCGGCATCGCCGACCAGCGCACCGGTGCGCGACATGGCCCCCTCCCCGGCGCTGCGCATCGTGCGCGGCCCGCTGGAGAAGCATACGCTGGAGGGGCGCACGGTCGGCATCCTGTTCGCCGACGGCACCGATCGCGAGGAGTTCGAGTCGACGGTCGCGGCGGTCAAGGCGGCCGGCGGCCATCCGCTGACGATCGCGCCGAAGGTCGGTGCGGTGCCGCTGTCGGATGGCACCAGCGTCGCCGCCGATGCGCAATTGTTCGGTCAGCCCTCGGTAACGGTGGATGCCTGTGCGGTGATCCTGTCCGAAGCGGCGTGCGCCAAGCTCGTCAAGGAAGGCGCGGCGGTGCAATGGGTCATGGACGCGTTCGGCCACCTCAAGGCGATCGGGCATAACGATGCGGCGAAGCCGTTGCTCGACAAGGCCGGGGTGGAGCCCGATGCGGGCGTGACCGACCTCGAAGCGTTCGTCGATGCCGCCAAGCAACGCTATTGGGACCGCGAGCCCAACGTTCGCACGCTGGCCTGA